The following coding sequences are from one Helicoverpa armigera isolate CAAS_96S chromosome 2, ASM3070526v1, whole genome shotgun sequence window:
- the LOC110378777 gene encoding uncharacterized protein LOC110378777 — MSDWTNLEDIMQDLSVAQGCVVPASLETFGAECPPAYYVQEEGDQHSHYDSADTIGGSIAPDYSLIQLMLNMVNKPSESHESDAVEPDQPVKKKIHRNVALTSILAAKEAEQLDKQPFSTGVIPTMFIRKAATRAGVKTDIKSPPPIVSTEKRYSPSPYARECQRKYEEKKEIVEDKGIVDIWSKAERQMKEIEERKKRSTQLVSPADCNADVDALDAVKLYRHRHEICDDCIVCSVAHKHGYHF; from the exons ATGAGTGACTGGACGAATCTAGAGGATATAATGCAAGACTTGTCAGTGGCACAGGGGTGTGTGGTGCCAGCATCGTTGGAGACATTTGGTGCTGAATGCCCTCCGGCTTACTATGTTCAGGAAG AAGGTGATCAACATTCACATTATGACTCTGCTGACACAATTGGAGGCTCCATTGCTCCGGATTATTCTTTAATTCAATTAATGCTGAACATG GTAAACAAACCATCAGAAAGCCATGAAAGTGACGCAGTAGAACCAGACCAgcctgttaaaaaaaaaattcaccgGAATGTAGCTCTCACATCTATCTTGGCGGCTAAGGAAGCTGAACAACTTGATAAGCAGCCGTTTTCTACTGGGGTAATACCCACAATGTTTATAAGAAAAGCTGCAACCCGGGCTGGAGTGAAAACTGATATAAAGTCACCACCTCCAATAGTCAGTACAGAGAAACGATATTCCCCAAGTCCATATGCAAGAGAGTGCCAAAGAAAATATGAGGAGAAAAAAGAAATTGTTGAAGACAAAGGAATTGTTGATATTTGGTCAAAAGCGGAAAGACAGATGAAAGAAATTGAGGAGAGGAA AAAACGTTCAACGCAGCTAGTTTCTCCAGCAGATTGTAATGCAGATGTAGATG ctcTAGATGCAGTGAAATTGTATCGACATCGACATGAAATCTGTGATGACTGCATTGTGTGCTCAGTTGCACACAAGCATGGCTACCATTTCTGA